In Streptomyces camelliae, the sequence TCATGCCGTTCTGATCATCTCCTTTCCGGCCATGTCCGGACTTCGGCACGACGAGACCCCCGGAGGGCTCACCCATGTCCGTCTTCGCTGTCTTCGCCCGCCTGGTCGAGCATCTCGCCGACCTGCTGACCCCGCTGTTCCACGCCTCCGCGGCCGCCGCCGCGATCGTCCTGTTCACCGCACTCGTACGACTCCTCGTCCACCCCCTGTCCCGCGCCGCCGCCCGTGGCCAACGGGCGCGGGCCGCGCTCCAGCCGCGCATCGCCGAGCTACGCCAGAAGCACGCCAAGGATCCGCAGCGGCTGCAGCGGGCGGTGCTGGAACTGCACGCCGAGGAGAAGGTCTCACCGCTGTCCGGCTGCCTGCCGAGCCTGCTCCAGATGCCCGCCTTCTTCCTCCTCTACCACCTCTTCTCCACCTCCACGATCGGCGGCCGGGCCAACGGCCTGCTCGCGCACCGGCTGTTCGCGGCGCCGCTCGGCGGGCGCTGGGCCGACGCGCTCGCCGACGGCGGTCCGTTCGGCCCCGCCGGGCTGGTCTACCTCGGCCTCTTCGTGCTTGTCGCGGCCGTCGCCGCCTTCAACTACCGCCGCACCAAGCGGATGATGGCCACCGGCCCGGTCGCCGCGAGCACGGGGGACGGCGCACAGGTGCCGGGCCTCGGCGCGGTCAACAAGGTCATGCCGTTCATGTCGTTCTTCACGCTCGTCACCGTGGCGGTCGTCCCGCTCGCCGCCGCGCTGTACGTGGTCACCAGCACGACGTGGAGCGCGGTGGAACGGGCCGTCCTCTACCCGTAAGAGGCCTGGTTACGGTCCAGTACGTGAACAAGGTCTTGCGGAGTGGACCAGGTGATTGGAGGATCAGCCAAGTCCTCCGATGGCTGCACACGTCGGCCGGGCGCCCGCGATCGAAGGAGAAGGTGACCATGAAGCTGCTGCGAGTCGGTACGGCGGGAGCGGAGCGGCCCGCGCTGCTCGACGCCGAGGGAACCCTCAGAGACCTCTCGGGAATCGTGGCCGACATCGACGGCGGGCTCCTCGCCGACGCGGCCGCGCTCGGCCGGGTACGGGCCGCCGCCGAGGCCGGCGAGCTGCCGGTCCTCGACGCGACCGGGCTGCGGATCGGACCGCCGCTCGGCCGCATCGGCAAGATCGTGTGCATCGGGCTCAACTACCACGACCACGCCCGCGAGACCGGCGCCGAGCCGCCCGCCGAGCCGGTCGTCTTCTTCAAGGCGCCGGACACGGTCGTCGGGCCGAACGACACCGTGCTCGTCCCCCGCGGCTCGCGCAAGACCGACTGGGAGGTGGAGCTGGCCGTCGTCATCGGGCGTACGGCCCGCTACGTCGAGTCGGCCGAGGAGGCCTTGGGGCATGTCGCGGGGTACGCCGTCGCGCACGACGTCTCCGAGAGGGAGTTCCAGATCGAGCGGGGCGGGACCTGGGACAAGGGCAAGAACTGCGAGACGTTCAATCCGCTCGGGCCCTGGCTGGTGACGGCCGACGAGGTCGCCGACCCGCAGGACCTGTCGCTGAGGCTGTGGGTCAACGGCGAGCTGAAGCAGGACGGCACGACGGCCGAGCAGATCTTCCCGGTGGGCGAAGTCGTGCGGTACGTCAGCCAGTTCATGACCCTCTACCCCGGCGACGTCATCAACACGGGGACACCGGCGGGGGTGGCGATGGGACGGCCCGAGCCCAAACCGTATCTCCGCGCCGGGGATGTGGTGGAGCTGGAGATCGCCGGGCTCGGCCGTCAGCGCCAGGAACTCAAGGACGCGTAGCCGTCACTTCAGCAGATCGGCCAGCCTGCGCCAGCCCTCCCTCGGCAGGTTGTACCTCTGGGCGTCGGTGACGAGTTGGAGGGCCACATGGTCCGCGCCGGCCTGGTGGAAGGTGTCGATGCGGTCGCGGACGCGGTTCTCGTCGCCCCAGGCGAAGACCGCGTCGACCAGGCGGTCGCTGCCGCCGTCGGCCAGGTCGTCCTCGGTGAAGCCGAGGCGCAGGAAGCTGTTGGTGTAGTTCGGCAGCGCGAGGTACATCGCGAGGGTCTCGCGGGCCAGAGTGCGGGCCCGGTCCGGGTCGGGCTCCAGGACGACCTTCAGCTCGGGTGCCAGCAGCGGGCCCTCGCCCAGGATCTCGCGGGCCTGGGCGGTGTGCTCGGCGGTGGTCAGGTACGGCACCGCGCCCGCCGCCCGCTCGCCGGACAGCTCCAGGATCTTCGGGCCGAGGGCGGCCAGCACCCGGCGCCCCGCGGGCACCCCGGCCGCGTCCAGCGCGTCGAGGTAGTCGACCAGCGCCGCGTACGGGCGGCGGTACTGCTCGGCGAGCTTGGCGTGGCTCACGCCGAGGCCGAGCACGAAGCGGCCGGGGTGGGCCGCCTCCACCTCGGCGAAGGCCGCCGCGCTGGTCTCCGCGTCGTACTGCCAGATGCTCTGGATGCTGGTGCCGACGGTGAGCGTGCCGGTGGCCTCCAGCAGCGGTACGGCGTGCCGGGCGGCGCTGCTGCCGCCCAGCCAGACGGCTCCGTAGCCTAGTTCCTCCAACTCGACCGCGGCTTCGCCCAGTTCGCTACGTCGGGCGGGATCCTCGTCGCGCAGGCCGCCACTCCAGATGCCGTACCGGCCGATGCTGTCCTTCAAGGTGCTCGCGGTGCTCATGGGGTAGTCCCTCCGGATGAGGTCTTGATCGTCACGTCTGCAGCCATTCCCAACCGGAGGGATCCCGCCACGAATTCCCGGCAGGTGTCACACCTTCAGGAACTCTTCCAGTGCCGCCACGACGAACCTGTGGTCGTCCAGCTGGGTCAGGCCGGAGACCGTCACGGCGCCGATGACGCCCACGTTCTCGACGTTGATCGGGAACGAGCCGCCGTGGGCCGCGTAGACGTCGGGGTCCAGGCGGGAGGAGTCCTCGAAGGTGGTGCCCTTGGCGCGGAAGCGGGCACCGACGAGGTAGGAGGAGGCGCCGTAGCGCTCCACCACGCGGCGCTTGCGGGCGATCCAGGCGTCGTTGTCCGGGGTGGAGCCGGGCAGGGCCGCGTGGAAGAGCTGCTGGCCCGCGCGGTGGATGTCGATCGCGACCGGCGCCTGGCGCTCACGGGCCAGCTCGACCAGGAGCGAGCCGAGGGCCCAGGCGTCGTCGTACGTGAACTGACGGAAGACCAGGCGGCGTTCCTGTGCCGCCAGTTCCTCGACGGACGGGGTCAGTTCGGGGGTCGAGCGGGGAGTGATCTGGGGCATCAGAGGGTCACCGTCACCTTGTCCTGGGCCGAGCGGCGGGCCGCTTCGAGCACGTCGAGGGCGGCGGCCGCCTCCAGGGCGGTCACCGGGTTGGGGCCGGTACCGCGCAGGGCGTCGGCCACGGCCGCGTAGTAGGCGGGGTAGTCGCCCGGCAGGGTCGGTACGGGGGTGCCGCCGCCGGTCAGCGGGGACTCACCGGCGCCGATACGGCCCCACAGGGACTCGGGCTCGGCACCCCACCGCGGGCCGGGCCGCAGGCCTTCCCGCAGCGCCGCCTCCTGCGGATCCAGGCCGTACTTCACATAGCCCGCCGCCGAGCCCAGCACCCGGAAGCGCGGGCCGAGCTGAGGGGCGGTCGCGGAGACGTAGAGGTGGGAGCGGACGCCGTTCGTGTGCGTGAGGGCGATGAAGGTGTCGTCGTCGGTCTCGGCGCCGGGGCGGCGGACGTCCGCCTCGGCGTACACCTCGGCGGCCGGGCCGAACAGGACCAGGGCCTGGTCGACGACGTGGCTGCCGAGGTCGTAGAGGAGACCTCCGATCT encodes:
- a CDS encoding YidC/Oxa1 family membrane protein insertase, translated to MSVFAVFARLVEHLADLLTPLFHASAAAAAIVLFTALVRLLVHPLSRAAARGQRARAALQPRIAELRQKHAKDPQRLQRAVLELHAEEKVSPLSGCLPSLLQMPAFFLLYHLFSTSTIGGRANGLLAHRLFAAPLGGRWADALADGGPFGPAGLVYLGLFVLVAAVAAFNYRRTKRMMATGPVAASTGDGAQVPGLGAVNKVMPFMSFFTLVTVAVVPLAAALYVVTSTTWSAVERAVLYP
- a CDS encoding fumarylacetoacetate hydrolase family protein, which translates into the protein MKLLRVGTAGAERPALLDAEGTLRDLSGIVADIDGGLLADAAALGRVRAAAEAGELPVLDATGLRIGPPLGRIGKIVCIGLNYHDHARETGAEPPAEPVVFFKAPDTVVGPNDTVLVPRGSRKTDWEVELAVVIGRTARYVESAEEALGHVAGYAVAHDVSEREFQIERGGTWDKGKNCETFNPLGPWLVTADEVADPQDLSLRLWVNGELKQDGTTAEQIFPVGEVVRYVSQFMTLYPGDVINTGTPAGVAMGRPEPKPYLRAGDVVELEIAGLGRQRQELKDA
- a CDS encoding LLM class F420-dependent oxidoreductase, producing MSTASTLKDSIGRYGIWSGGLRDEDPARRSELGEAAVELEELGYGAVWLGGSSAARHAVPLLEATGTLTVGTSIQSIWQYDAETSAAAFAEVEAAHPGRFVLGLGVSHAKLAEQYRRPYAALVDYLDALDAAGVPAGRRVLAALGPKILELSGERAAGAVPYLTTAEHTAQAREILGEGPLLAPELKVVLEPDPDRARTLARETLAMYLALPNYTNSFLRLGFTEDDLADGGSDRLVDAVFAWGDENRVRDRIDTFHQAGADHVALQLVTDAQRYNLPREGWRRLADLLK
- a CDS encoding heme-degrading domain-containing protein encodes the protein MPQITPRSTPELTPSVEELAAQERRLVFRQFTYDDAWALGSLLVELARERQAPVAIDIHRAGQQLFHAALPGSTPDNDAWIARKRRVVERYGASSYLVGARFRAKGTTFEDSSRLDPDVYAAHGGSFPINVENVGVIGAVTVSGLTQLDDHRFVVAALEEFLKV
- a CDS encoding Gfo/Idh/MocA family protein; the encoded protein is MTAATPLRVGLIGYGLAGSVFHAPLIAAAEGLALDTVVTSNPERQEQARSEFGDVRTAGTPEELFDRAGELDLVVIASPNKTHVPLAATVLKAGLPVVVDKPLAGTAAEARDLAALAEERGLLLSVFQNRRWDNDFLTLRKLISEGELGDVRRFESRFERWRPQPKGGWRESGDPAEIGGLLYDLGSHVVDQALVLFGPAAEVYAEADVRRPGAETDDDTFIALTHTNGVRSHLYVSATAPQLGPRFRVLGSAAGYVKYGLDPQEAALREGLRPGPRWGAEPESLWGRIGAGESPLTGGGTPVPTLPGDYPAYYAAVADALRGTGPNPVTALEAAAALDVLEAARRSAQDKVTVTL